The Plasmodium vinckei vinckei genome assembly, chromosome: PVVCY_09 genome includes the window AGAAAATGTGAGCAATATCAACGTCACAATGAATAGGTTGAAACCTGTTTAGATACTTATTTCTTTGACCTTTTCTGaaacttattttttgttcGAATTTCTTTCTTAATATTATCTAACTGATTAACATCAacgaaatattttttcttttcttcaTCAGTCAGTTCTCGACACACTTTTATCCCCATGCTTTGGCATGTACCTAATGAACAgttgaataaaaaagttgaaAATTGATATGccaatatttataaatactaACAATGCAAGCTTCAGACTAATCTATATGAGAAACTTTGCATAGTAGCAAACGTGTGCTATCTCATATGTGAGCATCCATGTAATGTGGATTCatttgtcatttttttttttttcttatttttaccGATAATGTATTTGCATATACTTTTAATTGACATATTGATCAGGGGGGGATCCATGCGTTTGCATTTGGCAATGTGGAAAACCTGCGCATTGTCATGTAATAGGCAGATAAAtgtataaagaaaaaagtaaaaaagtaaaaaaatatacttattCTAAATAAACATACTTCCGATAATGTTATAGCCCCaacaattttatgtttGGCGGCATAACTAAACATGGGAACTCTTGCACACTTTCTGATAAACCAAACAACTGTGGGGGTTCGTAAATAAAATCGATACGTCCTATAATGATATGGAAAACCATAATAACCATTTGCAAAGAATTGTACATAACAAGTATGTGTATTGGCTCGTACAAAATGGAAAACAATAAATCGATCTTCTTTATTATGCAATATTAGCATAAATAGAttcttatttattatcaaaattgaatgtattttattttttctaacaTTTTTCAGAATGTTTATACCTATCATTTAGGGGCTCTAATGTAACTTGAATCGGgacattttttgatatgCTTTTTGTTCGTTCATTAAATTCTTTGAAGAATGTCATCATATTTATGcctataaatatttcatcaaTGGGTATATATCTCTATACATTTTTGaacatacaaaataaaagtaaaggACTGCTCATCTGTTTTAGTATGTACATTATGAGCGTGATGCAATATGGTTGCTTATTTGCTGATGTGTGTAGCTATACCTAAAGGACCGAGGGTTTGCCCAATACTTGCACTAGGTTTTGGAGAACCAGCCAAGacaattaaattaaaacgCCCTATCCTTGACATTTTAGAATTGCTACATCCAAGAAAcataaaaagaaatgagCATAAGAATGAGGatagtatatttatacttatttcatataaataactaaaatataagaaaacTCAAAAGTAGAaagttcattttttttttttaaaagcttacaattttaaaacttttttggattaaacattttttttttcattgtgAATATTCGAAAGATTTCTACATATATGTTAcgcatttttttaaaatgaatattcCTACATAGTCAAAATGGTAAGCTATATTATAAGAAATTATTTACGACAAAAgtgaaacaaatatatattttatacttCAATCAAACTCTTTATATAGTACTAAAAAAGATTATAAgtagtattatatattttgttgtaatatttatgaatgtatattttataatacgTATTTTTGTTCGctttatcaaaaataatatgcattaaaaactattttttataaacttCAATTGGATGTAACCTTTAAtcctattttttaaatcacgCCGAtttcaataaaaaagtttGGTAACTTTTATATACCTATTTCATACTTTAATGTGTGCATTTTCATAGTCactatttaattattataaatttttttttttcagacaatttattctatttttatattttactctattttataatttatatttttttttcatttcaaTACGTGGAAATATGAAACAATTGTAAAGAAAATTCTAACTTTTGAGCAACACGGTTTATTGGGGTTATGTGAAAAATGGGcaatgtttttttctcatattatttaggataaatagaaaaataaataaaatttatgtaaaattatGGAAAACTAGTAAAATTTAAAGGGCAACcaaatatatgtgtat containing:
- a CDS encoding mitochondrial ribosomal protein L11 precursor, putative encodes the protein MSRIGRFNLIVLAGSPKPSASIGQTLGPLGINMMTFFKEFNERTKSISKNVPIQVTLEPLNDRTYRFYLRTPTVVWFIRKCARVPMFSYAAKHKIVGAITLSEVFHIAKCKRMDPPLINMSIKSICKYIIGTCQSMGIKVCRELTDEEKKKYFVDVNQLDNIKKEIRTKNKFQKRSKK